From a region of the Bacteroidia bacterium genome:
- a CDS encoding SDR family NAD(P)-dependent oxidoreductase, whose protein sequence is MKVLITGADGFIGSHLTELMLSEGHEVTALSYYNSFNFWGWLEDIPHHPRLKVVSGDIRDPHFCKDLVKGQDLVFHLAALIAIPYSYHSPASYIDTNVAGTMNMCKAALENNCRRILVTSTSEVYGTAKYVPIDEKHPLQPQSPYSASKIGADAIAMSFHHSFGLPLTLVRPFNTYGPRQSARAIIPTIISQVLNNYEEISVGDITPTRDFTFVEDTCRGFLALAECEGAAGKVVNIGTNTEVSVADLIDMISKLTGKKVKYKQDESRLRPKGSEVYRLWCDNSLLKELTSFSPAVTLEQGLLKTITWFSLKENLAKYKAHLYNV, encoded by the coding sequence ATGAAAGTGCTGATCACAGGTGCGGACGGTTTCATCGGGTCACATCTTACGGAGCTAATGCTCAGCGAGGGACACGAAGTCACCGCCTTATCTTATTACAACTCGTTTAATTTCTGGGGGTGGCTGGAGGATATTCCGCATCATCCGCGATTAAAGGTGGTCTCAGGCGATATTCGCGATCCCCATTTTTGCAAAGATCTGGTAAAAGGGCAGGACCTCGTTTTTCATCTGGCGGCCCTGATCGCCATACCTTATTCTTATCATTCGCCGGCCAGTTATATTGATACCAATGTTGCCGGGACGATGAACATGTGCAAGGCAGCACTTGAAAACAATTGCCGGCGTATCCTGGTGACTTCCACAAGCGAGGTATATGGAACCGCCAAGTACGTACCCATTGATGAAAAGCATCCCCTCCAGCCTCAATCACCCTATAGCGCCAGCAAAATTGGAGCAGATGCAATCGCAATGAGTTTTCACCATTCTTTTGGATTGCCGCTTACCCTCGTGCGTCCTTTCAATACCTACGGGCCGAGACAGTCTGCTCGAGCCATCATTCCTACAATCATTTCACAGGTGCTCAACAATTATGAGGAGATTTCAGTGGGTGATATCACACCTACGAGAGATTTCACTTTTGTGGAGGACACTTGTCGTGGTTTTCTCGCTCTGGCCGAATGCGAAGGTGCGGCGGGGAAGGTGGTAAATATCGGTACAAATACAGAAGTCTCTGTGGCTGATCTCATTGACATGATTAGTAAACTGACGGGAAAGAAAGTCAAATACAAACAAGATGAAAGCCGGCTGCGTCCCAAAGGATCTGAAGTCTATCGGTTATGGTGTGATAATTCCCTGCTGAAGGAACTGACTTCTTTTTCTCCTGCCGTTACCCTGGAGCAGGGATTACTCAAGACGATAACCTGGTTTTCA